The genomic interval ggagcctcacatcaggctctctgctcagcggggagcctgcttccccctcctctctctgcctgcctctctgcctacttgtggtctctgtctatcaaataaataaataaaatcttaaaaaaaaaaagctatcggAGAGTTGTGAACAGAGGGGTGGGTGGCATAATGACCTCTGGCTGCTATGTTGACATCACCCTGTAGACTAGTGGGGGTAGATGCACGATGGCCCTGCTGGGAGCTTTTGCAGTAATTTCTGCAGTGACAGAAATGACAAGATCTTGGGAGAAGCAGTGAAAATGGTCAGAATGGTTTTtatcctatatatattttttcaaagtagaaCCAAGGAGATTCACTGAAGAATTAGATGtgggaatgagagaaaagaatcaaGGGTCACTCCATAGTGTTTAGTCTGAGCATCTAGAAGAGTAAAATTGTTATGAACTGAGATGGAGAAGACTAAGTGAAGAGCAGATTTGGAAgagggaaatcaagagtctggttCCTAGAGATTATTGCCTATTTCAAAACCCTTACATCTGTTGTAAaaccaaagcaacagaaattgGGAAACTGATCTTAAATTTCGTATGAAAATTCAAGAGACCCAGAATAGCTGGAACAATttcaagaaaagaagagcaaaatgggaggactcacacttcccacTCTCAAAACGTACTACATAACTACAATAATAaagacagtatgatactagcataaggatagacaaatagatcaatgaagtagaattaagaggaaggaaggaaggaaggaagaagggagggggagagaaagaaaaaagaaagaaagggggaaggaggagggagggaggaagaaagaaagggagagggagggagcaagggagagagagaaggaaggaaagaaagaagaaaggctgaGATAGCTAAATGAGTTGGCTTCaggcatgaaaataaaataaattcatgatttaaaaagaaagaaagaagaaagtaggaaTGAAAACCAacataaaatacaagaaaaaaattatctttagtcAAGTGCTTTCAGTACTTTATGAACCTTTCTTAATCTCTAACCATCTACAGAACCCTATTTTACAGATTGCTTGGCCCCTAAAGCAAgttattaaaaaggcaaaaaaaaaaaaataataagcggGGGGTCGGAACAATGGACcaccaacaaatttaaaaagcaataattaCAGAAAACTTACAGGACGTTAACACTACTTCCCCTCCCAACATCTGAGTGAAGAACCAGCCATAAAGCGAGAATCCATGGAGTAGGAAAAAACAGCTGTTACCCCACTGAGGTAAGGAAGAGGACCCTGTGGCAGAACATTCTGTGGCCATGCGGCCTAGGTGGCCCGCAGAAGTCAAAAGCTGGGAAGATAAAATCAAGCGCTCAGAAGATATCCTTCTCCTGAGGCCTGACTGGCCTAAGTGGTGATCTACTGAAACAGAGACGAGGATTTGGCAATCGTTCCCAAACCTGCCTCCACCTCAGCCCTACCACCGGGGGAGATCCAGCGGCCGGCGGCGCGGTTGGGTTTCCTGCCTGACTGACAGGGTCAGGGAGAACCGTCGCTCACCCAGCCAGTCTGCCGTCCGGACCCTAATCGACAAGGATGTAAAGACGTTAAGTCATTAAACTGAGAAccacaggagggaggaaagaactgTGGGCCAGCGCCGGAGGTCTGGGACCTTCCTCCTCTCCCGCCAGGGAAGtttcctccccccaccgccctccccGACGGAGACCCAAGTGCCTAGATGCCCCCCGGAGGGGACCTCAGCCCCGTCCCAAACCTGGATCTGCTCACCGGCGCCCCGCCcatgccgccccccacccccggcggtCGTCCCCGTGGGTCTGCGCTGAGGGACTCGCGGGGGGCAGAGCAACTTTTCGGGCGGGCTCACTCGCGCAGAAGCTGGGCGAGGACTCGCCGCCTCCCCTGCTAGCCCCAGGGCCAGCCCCGCCAGTCGCCCGCTAGCGCGCGGGGCTCTCCGGGCTGGAGCGGACCCCACCGGTCGCCGGGGGTCCGGccgcccccccacgcccccccgcAGCCGCGGGGCTCACCTGGCTGGAGCTCGCTGTCCCCGCGCCGCTGTGCCCGCGCGCGCGCCGCGTCCACGGGTTGCCGGCCCTTTTTGGGTCCTTGGCGGGTATTTTCCGTCTGGCCCCACATCACTTCCCGTAAAGGAGAGCGAGGTGGGGGCGGGACCTCCTCTCTACCCTCCACCTCCCGCTTCCTCCTGTCACCTCAGGGAGCACCCCGCCCGACTCCGCGAGGGCGCTTGCGGACGCCTCCTCGCTCGCGGCTCCGGGTCCCGCCGCACCTGCCGCGGGTCCTCTTGTGAGCCACGAAAAGGCTCCCGCACGCTTCCTTTGGCCTATTATCCGGTCTCCATGGGCCTTTCCTGGAAAGTGTGAAACCTTAGAGACTTGTTTTCGGGTGGACACACAGACGTGACATTTCCAAACTTCCCCAGGATCCGTGACCTGCCAGGTGTGGTTTGCGGACTCTGGCCACATTTCTTCCTTCAAAGGCCATGTTCTAAGGTATTTTCCAGGGCATCAGATCGCTGCCTCCGCCGTAGGAGCCGGGGGTGCTGAGCAGCTGCAAAGCCggccccacccagggctcctggggcccAGTACGCTCCTTCCTGCGGCAGGTCCTCCCTGGTCCGGCTCCCTAGAGGCCGGCTCCGCGCCGAACGTCCGGCTCTGCCACTGTCCAGCCCTCCTCGCCAGCTCCTTCCTCACTCGGATGCGCCTGGCCTGGCCTTCCAGCTCCGGGATCTTGGAAAtgacaggagggaggaaaagtAAAATCCTGGcaggaaaaatgtatttctgagaGGAAATAAACGGGGACTTTGCACATACAGGGTAGTTCGGTTTAGAGAGTTATTCCAAATTTCTAAAAGGCAGCAATTcgttaagagagagagaggcaaaatgcagtaagatttaaaaaaaatcaaaaaacaaaaaacaaaaaaccagctgTGAGGAGACATCTGCGAGCCTTTGCTGCCCCCCAGCGGCTTCCTTCTCTCAGCGCTGAAGAGTACCTATGCGTCCGCTTGGAGCTGCAGCTGTGAAGGGGTTCAGCCACCAGGTTACCACTCAGAGCCAGACAAATTTCTCTTCCAGTGGCCTCGAGGTATGGACAATGGCCTTTGGCCTTGCTTCTGTTGGCTCCCAGCCAAAGCACGTCTGAACCAAATAATTCTACAACTAAGAAGGGCAAAAAATGATTGAAAACCCTAATCCGGCTTCTCTTACCGTCTACTTCCACCACAAATTCCAGCGGTCCCAGGCCCACGCCCCCAAACCCATCATACTTCGAGTTTGCAGCTACTCACAGTTTATGCTACAATACAATTAGCTTCTCAAATATGTGTCCAATTTGCAAAATCACATAGagcataaatatatgaaattgtGAAATATTGAACATGCATCCAATCTAATATTTATAGGGAAATATACCAGAGTAATCTCAGAATTAGAGATAACAGATTTCAGCAGGGTGATAGTGTCAAGGATATTCCCCAGTTGAGATAGGCCATCAGACTGTTGTTGGTGGAGGCTGGCAGGGAAAGTAGCCCCAGGTTCATGTGTAAAGGAACAGTCCTGGGATTTACTGATCAGCTAATAGTTGGGGGCAAAAAATGAAGCAACTGTTAGTGGCTGATATGATATGAGAGACTTCCCCTTCAATCTTCCCCACTCCTGAAGGGGACTGTAACCACAAGCTTACGAAGCAGATCAAAAAACAGACAATGGTAACGTGGCCCATTATCATTATCCTTTCATTCACTGAATGAGTCCAAATTAGGTACCAGGGATGGAATAGTGAACAAGGTAAATTGGTCCCTACCCTCAGGAGCTTGACACCAGCAAGTAAGCAATTAATTTCAATGTGGTGACATAAGATCATCAATAAGGGAAGTAAGCATGTTAGTGGAACACAAATAAGTGACACCAAATCAAGACTTCCCAGAGAAAGTGATGTATAAATTAAGAAGGATGAATAAGGCAGaagatgagggagaagagaattctaagaaaagagagcagagaaaagaCTTGGAGCCAAAAGACACTATCCTATATTAGTTCAGAAAAGCTGAAAAACTGAGTAGAAAGAAGCAATCAGGGAAGAGACTGGAGGAATGGCAGAGGCTGGATTTTGAAGAACTCTGGaatgattattcatttattgaccACTTACTATGAATCAGCCAATATGCTAAGAAATTTGCATATATCCCCTCATATACCTCTCACAAGTGCCCTCTGAAATAAGTACTATTCCTGTCTTTgtattacagataaggaaactgagcctgAAAGCAATGAAGCAACCTGACCGAGATCATACAGCTGAAAGTGGCACAGCCAGGACTAGAACTTAGAACTCATTTTCTAAATGCCTATTAAGGTTAAGAATGGGTTTCAGAGACCAGTTAGCATGCTGAAATCTAAGTAAGGAATAACAACAATCTGGTTTAAGACCATGACCATGAGGATGAAGATGAATAAACAGATTTGAGATATTTAGGAGAGTAAATCAAGACATGATTGTAGgtggtgagggagacagagaaatcCATGAAAATGCCTGTTTCGGATTTGGGCAACTTGAAACCCTTGAGCAAAAGGAAGAGGGCCCAGTTGCAACAGGGTGAAATAGACCACAATGAACAAGTTTAGACATTTTAACTTTGACATATCAGAGTGGGAGAACATACAAGTGAAATTGTTCAGTATGCAACTGAACAGGCTGATCTGAAGCACAGAACACAAGGGCAGAAGCTATTGCCCAAGAGGGTACTCAAAGACATGAAAGTGAATGAGCTAGTCTAGAAAATGTACTAAGAGGGCAAAGAGGGGGTTTGGTACAAAACCCAGAGGATCACTCAGTTAATGAAGTCTGGGAAAAGAGTGCCCAGAGaagtaggaagaaaacaaagagaaaaagttatGACAGAAActaaatatattgaatatatctTGCATACCAATTCAAAATCCTCTCTACACCACTTCTTACTCTAGTCACAGAACTGGTCACAGTATAACCTTGCTTCCTACTCTGGGTCTTTTCTGACACTGCAGGCTGTTGCTTGAAACATTCGCAGTCCCACTCCAGTATCACTTAATGGGATGAAAATTGGAAATATCAGTAAGAACTCATGATTTTTAGTATGTAAACTAGTAGCAATAGAATTATATAttgatatgtatgtgtgtatgtacctTCCAGCAATGTCTGCTAAGAGATCCTAAAAGCAACTATATCACAGTAGTTATGAATACATTAGCATGCAGATTTTGATTTCTAAATACCCTTCTAGAATAAAAGGAACAGGTACATgattatatctaaaatatctacaaaagggcgcctgggtggctcagtgggttaagccgttgccttcggctcaggtcatgatctcagggtcctgggatcgagtcccgtatcgggctctctgctcagcagggagcctgcttcctcctctctctctctctctctgcctgcctctctgcctacttgtgatctctctctgtcaaataaataaataaaatctttaaaaaaataaaaaaataaaaataaaatatctacaaaaaaactattagagctaataaataagcaaagatcAGGATACAGGATCAGTTGTATTTCTACGCATTGGCAGtaaataatctgaaaaggaaattaaggaaaaaccCCTACTtgaaatagcatcaaaaagaataaaatacttaggactcaatttaaccaaggaggtgcaGGGTttatacactaaaaactacaaaacactactgaaagaaatgaaaagaaataaagaagacttAATAAATGAAGATAGTCCATGTTCATCTTTACCTAATATTAAAAGATAGCAATATgtcccaaagcaatctacatattcaacaCAATCCTTCTCAAAATTAACTTTATCAAGATTTTTTGCAGGGATGGAAGAGTTGATCCCAAAAGTCATGTGAAATTGCAGAGCACctgaaatagccaaaacaatcttgggggtaaaaaaacaaaaaacagaaaacaaaaaaaggacattGATGGactcactttctgatttcaaaagttAATACAAgatgcagtaatcaaaacagtgtggtattgacataagaataaacatgtatttgaaaaaaattgacatgagagtccagaaatgaacTCATAAATCtgtggtcaattgattttcaacaagaatgCCAAGAGTATTCAATGAGGCAAGAAAAATCTCTTCATTAAACTGGTtcttcacatgcaaaagaataaagctggaccCTTAtttcacaccatatataaaaattaaccgaaaatagatcaaagacctaaactgCAACAGCTGAAACTGTAAGAACTATAGAAGACAAAGGCACAAATCTTCActaccttggatttggcaatggtttcttacATATGATACCAAAGGTATATGAAATGAATAGGTTAattagactttattaaaattttagtattttatcaaGGGAcacaagagagaggaaacacaacacacagaatgggagaaaatatttgcaaattatgtatcgGATAAGAATATAGTGTCAGAACATAATAGAGTTCttacaataaaaagacaactcaattaaaaagagggcaaaggacttgaatagatttttctccaaagaaaatataaaaatggtcaataagcacacaaaaagatgttcaatgtcatcagtcattagggaaatgcaaatcaaaaccataattaCTTTTTCACACCTATAAAGCTGGTCataacttttttcaaaaagaaaagaaaaattacaagtgttacgtgaggatatggagaaattgaaaccctaTAGATTGCTGTGGAAATGTAAAACGATGTtgtcactttggaaagcagtttggcggttcttcaaaatgttaaacagggggcacctgggtggctcagtgggttaaagcctctgccttcggctcaggtcatgatcccggggtccggggatcgagccccacgttgggctctctgctcagcagggagcctgcttcctttcctctctctctgcctctctgcctccctgtgatttctgtctgtcaaaataaataaaatctttaaaaaaaaaaaaaaaatgttaaacagaaTGACCATAAGATCCAGCAAGTCCAGTGTCATCTTGGATTAGTTCccagaccagaaaaaaaataattgtctaTTGATCCTAAGGACATCAGTAAGACTTGGTAAAATTTGGATAAAATCTGAGATTAGATAATATTGTATCAATTTTAATTTCCTGATCTTAATCATTATATTGTAATTATGAAATACAAGGAGTTTTCAGGAAttacacactgaaatatttagtAGTAAAAGGGTATATGGTCAACTCACTCTCAGAGGGTTTAGAAAAACAATAATGTGGTGTGTTCAtgtgtaaatatacatacatggaGAGAGATTAAAGCAAATATAGTAAAATGTTAACACTTgtggaattttatataaaacttttgTACTGTTTTTGCACCTTTTCTCCAAGTGTGCAATTACCTcacagtagtttaaaaaaaaaacttttgaaagtcACTTTAGCAAGTCCCATTGGATCAAGTCTAGTGGCCCACTTAAAAACCTATCATTTTCTTGGCTTCCCCTCTCACTTTTTTTATTCCCTCTATCTGCTCTCCTGATCTTAAGAGTTAGAATGGATTTGTGCTGAGATTGGAAAAACAGCCACCAGATTGTTACATAGAAGGCCCTGATGATATTCCTTTCACTGAGGCACTGGTGAGGCCATTGACATCTCTGAAAAGCTCTGTGGTGGTTGCCCTTTATAGGCTGAGATTGACAACTGAAGATACTGCTGCAACAGGTCTCCCTAGCATCagctagaaataaaagaatcCCCATTCACTAAAGCTACAGGTATTCCCTGTCCCCAATACTTGTCCCAGGCCTTGCTAAAGCCTGCAGGTAAGCACCCTCCACACAAAGGATGTCTCTGGATGAGTTGGCTCTGGGGGCCAGAGGGGCTACCTTTGGTGGACAAAAAAGCTTGAGTTCCTGGGCACCAAAGTAGTGTAACAACTAGAAAGGTATTTGGGGGCAGGCCACTATATCGAGGGCACTTCACAGACTGCCAATTGAAACACACCCCCAGTCTGTCTATGAACAAGGCCCATTTACTTGCTCTGTAGCTATAACCTGATGGACAGACTTCAGTTTTGTCAGATATGTGCAGACTGCAGAGGCACTGCTGGGAATGGAGCCAAGGAAACCATCTTtgcaccctcccttcccctcattgCAACTTACTGGTATCTCTCAGAAAGTAGTTGATACTCATCTGAAGTCCCAATTGCTACAACTTTTACCAATAGGACACCTCCAGATCTCCTGGTCTATAGATCAGCAGGGTCTACAATTGTGTGCCCACAGgactatatatatttacataagtTAAGACCTGCTGCCTAAGGATCTGGCTTCCAGTTAGCCTGAACCCAGGTACTGATTGAGATCACAGGTCTCAGCACACCATCCATAGCTGAGATCCATTCAAGAACAAATCAGTCTACTTAGACAATCACAAATGTTCCAAAGACAAATAAGAGCTAGGGCAAGGTTGAAAAATAAGGTTATCTCCTACGTAAGACCACTGCTTCAAAACTGGGAGAAGTAGCTGTTTTGCACTATACTTAGAAACAAACATGGAGAGTCAAgggaaatgaggaaacagaaaaatatgttaaaaaaaaaaagcaagaacaagacaaacaagtcagaaaaagaaaaagaccttaatgagatgcaaaaaaaaaaaaaaaaaagaaagaaaaagtaatctaCCTGagaagagttcaaagtaatgggtATAAAGATgctccccaggggcacctgggtggctcagtgggttaaagcctctgccttctgctcaggtcatgatcctggtgtcctgggatcaagcaccgcatcgggctctctgctcagcggggagcctgcttcctcctctctctctgcctgcctctctgcctacttgtgatctctatcaaataaataaataaaatctttaaaaaaaaaagaaaaagaaagaaaagatgctccCCAAACTCAGGAGAACAATGGATGAATACAggaagaatttcaacaaagagatagaaaatataaaaaggaactaaacaaaaatcacagagctgaagaacaaaactgaactgaaaaatacacaatACCATTCAACAGCAGGCTAAATGAAGCATAAAAAATGGATCAGTAACCAGTAAGAAAGACAGGGCAGTGGAACTcagagcaacaaaagaaaaaaaatttaaaaggagaagaTAGCTTAAGAGACATAGAGCAACATCAAGGAGAATAACATTCGTAGCATAGGGGTCTCAAAAGGGGAATAGAGAAAAAGGGcaggaaatttatttgaagaaaataatggctaaaaatttccctaacctggggaaggggACGGACATCCAGGTACAGAAAGCAAGGAGAGCTCCAAACTAGATATATCCAAGGAGAACCAcatcaagacacattataattaaaatgtcaaaagttggggcacctgggcagctcagtgggttaaagcctctgcctttggttccggggtcctgggatcgagcccccctgctcagtggggagcctgcttcctcctctccctctgcctgcctctctgcttacttgtgatctctatcaaataaataaataaaatcttaaaaaaaatgctttataagcatcttttctgatcataaTGGCATGAAACTAAAattcaattacaagaagaaaactgaaaaaaaatcacaaatatgtagattaaacaacatgctattgAACCATCAATGGGTCAACAAaaaagtcaaagaggaaatcagaaaataccttgaggcaaatgaaaatgtaaatataacaaTGCAAAATccatgggatgcagcaaaagatATTCTATTAGAGGAGTTCATAATAATAcctgcctacctcaagaaacaaggaaaatctcTAACTTCAcatctaaaggaactagaaaaagaataaagcccaAAATTAGTAGAAGTAAGGAAATAagatcacagaaataaataaataaaatagaaactaaaactaaaattaaaaaatcaattaaactgGTTCGATGGAAGgataaacaaaattaacatttggcattgttatatttacatttcatttgcTACTTGAGGGGCATTCTGTCTGAGGTGCTTAACTTTATCCACTTCATCTATAAACAGTACTACAAACACCATTTCCAGCTAGTTTATAAATAGAGTCTTGTCATCCCTTGATCCTGTTTATGCTGCattcccagaaaaataaacatcaactgggaaacaaaaattctttagacatttatttgtttttaaaaatgacaaagttAAACACTAAAATTGACAGTGcttgttttaaaatcattatctacgatttgcatttaaaatatacttgagAACTTTTTACTAGATTATTTATAGTCAATACATAATTTCAATAGAACTTTAAACAATTACAGTTTAACTCCATGTAGTAttaacttttcttctcttctgattcTTGTGCcaatttcaacttttcttttaattccatttgATCTCGGTAATACTGCTCAAATATTGGTTGATAAATATACATCCCTCCAGCAATTCCAAGGATGCTAGCAAAAATCAGTTGTGGAAGAGTCAATCTCCCAAACATTTTTCAACAAATGCAATACAGTGCTTTTGCCACACGGTGGTTTTGAAAAATTACAGTCAACATCCAGGAAATATCTTCAGATCTGtgtacaaagaaaatagaaagcaaacCAATAACTCAGCATgacatccttttaaaaagattccatGAGTGTTCCAGAGTAAATAGTATTTTCATCATATGTAAATATCACTTGATTTAACTAAAATAGGAATATAAATACACAGAGAATACGACAAATGGGTTAGGGGGTGGtgttaagaaaaagcaaaatcctACTACAGAATTTTCTCaatggttttaaataaataattcttaaaatgacaaaaatggggGAGATGTTAGGAAGAGGCAGGCTCTTGTCACCTTTACATACCATCATAAAACTATCAACTAAACGAAACAGCTGCCCCCAAAAGTTGAAAGTGGTTGCCAATCCAATCtggaagtaaaagaaagagaactgTTACTTTTCATTATTagcccttttttatttatttcatgttttttggcAATatgcataattaaaaacaatttttaaaacaggatAAAGGACTTTATGAGTTCCCCTTGATGCTTTAGAAGGTACAAGTAGACctcaaatatatgtaaataacttGCCATCCACTtttgataaaaatacaaagagatctgactgattttacttttaataacTGAGGAGTAGAGACTCCAGTATTTCTCAGAAAGTTATACTTGTGAACACCATAGTCTCTGGAGAAACCAGAGCTTAtgaaagaggaaagcagaatAACGAATGTATGTTTGCTTATGTAACAGTCTTTCACCGTCTCCTAGACAGGCCCCCGAGGTTACAAAAACCATTCGTGGCAGAACCGGTACTAGAAACTAGGTTGTCCTTAACACCgctaaaatgtaatttaaactaATATGGGAAAGAAATGCCTGTTTGCTCTTGGACTCTACCATTAACTAGATAAATGACAACTTAACAAGCATGCTACGGTTCATCGCCTGCGgaaggacggagggagggagggggttttTTGCAAGTAGGCTCCTTGGAAGATAAAccacataaaatgagaaaaaatgccCTTTTGCCACTAGTTTGCTAAGTGACCCTGACCGAGTCACTTAAGTTTCCGAACCTCATTTTCTACATCCGTACCAAAGCTTAAATCAGCCCCACTCCGCCTACCTCGCCCAACAGCTAATGTGAGATCACCCAAACAGTGAAATGTTACACAAACACGTTTG from Mustela erminea isolate mMusErm1 chromosome 5, mMusErm1.Pri, whole genome shotgun sequence carries:
- the PIGBOS1 gene encoding protein PIGBOS1 is translated as MFGRLTLPQLIFASILGIAGGMYIYQPIFEQYYRDQMELKEKLKLAQESEEKKS